The following are encoded in a window of Amaranthus tricolor cultivar Red isolate AtriRed21 chromosome 2, ASM2621246v1, whole genome shotgun sequence genomic DNA:
- the LOC130806671 gene encoding glutamate synthase [NADH], amyloplastic isoform X4, protein MRVLGHNGEINTLRGNVNWMRAREGLLKCKELGLSKNEMKKLLPIVDASSSDSGAFDGVLELLVRAGKTIPEAVMMMIPEAWQNDKNMDPERKAFYEYLSALMEPWDGPALITFTDGRYLGATLDRNGLRPGRFYITHSGRVIMASEVGVVDIPPEDISKKGRLNPGMMLLVDFEKHIVVDDDALKKQYSRARPFGEWLKRQKLVLKDIVESVADTERVPPAISGTVPVSSQDEDMENMGIYGLLAPLKAFGYSVEALEMLLIPMAKDATEALGSMGNDTPLAVMSNIEKLTFQYFKQMFAQVTNPPIDPIREKIVTSMECMIGPEGDLTEVTEEQCHRLSLKGPLLSIEEMEAVKKMDYRGWRSKVIDITYPKNLGRKGLEQTLDRICAEARDAIKDEYTVLVLSDRAFSPSRVAVSSLLAVGAVHQHLVKTLERTRVGLIIESAEPREVHHFCTLVGYGVDAICPYLAIEATWRLQVDGKIPPKSTGEFHSKEELVKRYFKASNYGMMKVLAKMGISTLASYKGAQIFEAVGLSSEVIERCFTGTASRVEGATFEILASDALKLHEMAFPKRALPAGSAESVALPNPGDYHWRKGGELHLNDPLAIAKLQEAAKSNSVGAYKEYSNRINELNKSSNLRGLLKFKDANEKVSLDEVEPASEIVKRFCTGAMSYGSISLEAHTTLAMAMNKLGGKSNTGEGGENPSRLEPLPDGSMNPKRSAIKQVASGRFGVSSYYLTNADELQIKMAQGAKPGEGGELPGHKVIGDIAVTRNSTAGVGLISPPPHHDIYSIEDLAQLIHDLKNANPSARVSVKLVSEAGVGVIAAGVVKGHADHVLISGHDGGTGASRWTGIKNAGLPWELGLAETHQTLVANDLRGRTVLQTDGQLKTGRDVAIAALLGAEEFGFSTAPLITLGCIMMRKCHKNTCPVGIATQDPVLRAKFAGEPEHVINFFFMLAEEVREIMSQLGFRKLDEMVGRSDMLEVDEEVTRSNEKLKNIDLSLLLRPAATIRPGAAQRCVQKQDHGLDMALDKELIERSKAALDKALRVYIETPIRNVNRAVGTMLSHEVTKRYHLQGLPTDTIHIKFHGSAGQSLGAFLCPGITLELEGDSNDYVGKGLSGGKIVVYPPRSSGFDPKENIVIGNVALYGATCGEAYFNGMAAERFCVRNSGAKAVVEGVGDHGCEYMTGGTVVVLGKTGRNFAAGMSGGIAYVLDVDGKFYSRCNPELVDLDKVEEEEDITTLRMMIQQHQRHTNSKLAQEVLANFEHMLPKFIKVFPRDYKRVLASMKTDGSSQEAGGKVADEEKDEIEVTEKDAFEELKKMAASALMDEANEKEEMVQEYKRPSRVPDAQKHRGFVAYEREGIQYRDPNERMKDWKEVMDETRPAPLLKTQSARCMDCGTPFCHQENSGCPLGNKIPEFNELVYQNRWREALDRLLETNNFPEFTGRVCPAPCEGSCVLGIIENPVSIKTIECAIIDKGFEEGWMVPRPPQKRTGKRVAIVGSGPSGLAAADQLNKMGHHVTVYERADRIGGLMMYGVPNMKTDKVDIVQRRVNLMTEEGVTFVVNANVGGDPLYSLDRLKEENDAILLAVGATKPRDLPIEGRDLAGIHFAMEFLHANTKSLLDSNLQDGKYISAEGKKVVVIGGGDTGTDCIGTSIRHGCTSVVNLELLPQPPNTRAPGNPWPQWPRIFRVDYGHQEAATKFGKDPRTYEVLTKRFIGDENGKVKRLELVRVKWEKDASGKFQFKEVEGSEEYIEADLVLLAMGFLGPEATAADKLGVEKDNRSNFKADYGQFSTNVDGVFAAGDCRRGQSLVVWAISEGRQAAAQVDSYLMKEEKEAAVGSSEEAIGKRQKESVKRTVMK, encoded by the exons ATGCGTGTGTTGGGTCATAATGGGGAGATTAACACTCTTCGTGGCAATGTAAATTG GATGCGTGCGCGTGAAGGTCTTCTTAAGTGCAAGGAACTTGGTCTttcaaaaaatgaaatgaaaaagcTCTTGCCAATTGTGGATGCCAGTTCTTCTGATTCAG GAGCTTTTGATGGTGTTCTTGAGCTCTTGGTTCGTGCTGGTAAGACTATTCCTGAAGCTGTCATGATGATGATTCCCGAAGCATGGCAGAATGACAAGAATATGGATCCAGAACGGAAGGCCTTTTACGAGTACTTGTCAGCCCTAATGGAACCATGGGATGGTCCAGCTCTTATAACat TCACTGATGGCCGATATCTTGGAGCAACATTGGATCGGAATGGTTTGCGCCCTGGGCGTTTCTACATTACTCACAGTGGACGAGTTATAATGGCAAGTGAGGTTGGAGTTGTCGACATTCCACCAGAAGACATATCCAAGAAAGGACGCCTCAATCCTGGGATGATGCTTTTGGTTGATTTTGAGAAGCACATTGTTGTGGATGATGATGCCTTAAAAAAGCAGTATTCACGTGCTCGGCCATTTGGTGAGTGGCTGAAAAGACAGAAGTTAGTCTTGAAGGACATAGTTGAGTCTGTGGCTGACACAGAAAGGGTGCCCCCAGCTATTTCTGGAACAGTACCT GTATCTAGTCAGGATGAAGATATGGAGAACATGGGCATTTACGGTCTGCTGGCACCACTGAAGGCTTTTGG GTATTCTGTTGAAGCCTTGGAAATGTTGTTGATTCCCATGGCAAAAGACGCCACTGAAGCTCTTGGTTCCATGGGAAATGATACTCCCTTGGCTGTGATGTCAAACATAGAGAAACTCACTTTCCAGTACTTCAAGCAGATGTTTGCTCAAGTCACAAACCCACCCATTGATCCTATCAGGGAGAAGATTGTGACATCAATGGAGTGCATGATTGGTCCTGAAGGTGATCTAACAGAAGTGACTGAGGAGCAGTGCCATCGATTATCATTGAAGGGGCCTCTTTTATCTATTGAAGAAATGGAAGCTGTTAAAAAAATGGACTACAGAGGATGGCGTAGTAAGGTTATTGACATCACTTATCCCAAGAACCTTGGTAGAAAAGGTTTGGAGCAGACGTTGGACAGGATCTGTGCTGAAGCAAGGGATGCCATAAAGGATGAATATACAGTCTTGGTGCTTTCTGACAGAG CTTTTTCACCTAGTAGGGTTGCAGTTAGTTCTCTGTTGGCTGTTGGTGCTGTTCACCAGCATTTAGTTAAGACACTTGAGCGTACTCGTGTTGGCCTGATTATCGAATCCGCAGAGCCACGTGAAGTGCATCACTTCTGTACTCTTGTTGGTTATGGAGTAGATGCCATTTGTCCTTATTTAGCGATTGAAGCCACATGGAGGCTACAAGTAGATGGAAAGATCCCACCTAAATCGACGGGCGAGTTTCACTCAAAGGAGGAGCTTGTCAAGCGATACTTTAAAGCAAGCAACTATGGGATGATGAAAGTTCTTGCAAAAATGGGAATATCAACCTTGGCATCATACAAGGGAGCTCAGATCTTTGAAGCTGTGGGTCTCTCTTCAGAAGTAATAGAGAGATGTTTTACTGGAACTGCTAGCAGAGTTGAAGGTGCAACCTTTGAAATACTGGCCTCAGATGCACTTAAACTTCATGAGATGGCATTTCCTAAGCGGGCTCTTCCAGCTGGAAGTGCAGAATCAGTGGCACTACCTAATCCAGGGGATTACCACTGGAGAAAAGGGGGTGAACTTCACCTGAATGATCCTCTTGCAATAGCCAAGTTGCAGGAGGCTGCAAAATCCAATAGTGTCGGAGCTTACAAAGAATATTCCAATCGGATAAATGAGTTGAATAAATCAAGCAATCTTAGAGGGCTTTTGAAGTTCAAAGATgctaatgaaaaagtttcattGGATGAGGTAGAGCCTGCTAGTGAGATTGTGAAACGGTTTTGCACTGGGGCCATGAGTTATGGATCTATATCTCTAGAGGCCCACACTACTCTGGCTATGGCTATGAACAAGTTGGGAGGAAAATCTAATACAG GTGAGGGAGGTGAGAACCCGTCACGTCTCGAGCCTCTTCCAGATGGTTCAATGAATCCTAAGCGCAGTGCCATTAAGCAAGTGGCAAGTGGAAGATTTGGTGTTTCGAGTTATTATTTGACCAATGCTGATGAACTTCAAATAAAGATGGCTCAG GGTGCTAAGCCTGGGGAAGGAGGTGAACTCCCCGGTCACAAGGTGATTGGAGATATTGCTGTCACGAGGAATTCTACAGCTGGTGTTGGACTTATAAGCCCTCCTCCCCATCATGACATTTATTCGATTGAGGATCTTGCTCAACTGATTCATGATTTGAAG AATGCCAATCCATCAGCTCGAGTGAGTGTTAAACTTGTGTCTGAAGCTGGTGTTGGAGTGATTGCTGCTGGAGTCGTGAAAGGACATGCAGACCATGTTTTGATCTCTGGACATGATggaggtactggagcttctagATGGACTGGCATAAAGAATGCAGGGCTTCCTTGGGAGCTTGGACTAGCTGAGACGCATCAAACTCTAGTTGCAAATGATCTTCGTGGCCGTACAGTTCTTCAAACTGATGGACAACTGAAAACAGGAAGGGATGTGGCCATTGCAGCTCTTCTTGGAGCTGAAGAGTTTGGTTTTAGCACAGCTCCCCTCATAACTCTAGGTTGCATAATGATGAGGAAGTGCCACAAGAACACTTGCCCAGTAGGCATTGCTACACAGGACCCTGTTCTTCGAGCTAAGTTTGCTGGTGAGCCTGAGCACGTTATCAATTTCTTCTTCATGCTAGCGGAAGAGGTCAGGGAGATAATGTCTCAGCTTGGATTTAGGAAGCTTGATGAGATGGTAGGGCGTTCAGATATGCTAGAAGTTGATGAAGAAGTTACTAGGAGCAATGAGAAGCTAAAGAACATAGATCTTTCTCTTTTGCTTAGACCAGCTGCGACAATCCGTCCAGGCGCTGCCCAGCGTTGTGTCCAGAAACAAGATCATGGCTTGGACATGGCTTTGGACAAAGAATTGATTGAACGTTCTAAAGCTGCCCTCGATAAAGCCCTCCGTGTTTATATTGAAACCCCAATCCGAAATGTAAATCGTGCAGTTGGAACAATGCTTAGTCATGAGGTGACAAAACGATACCACTTGCAAGGACTACCCACAGATACCATCCACATTAAATTTCACGGTAGTGCTGGCCAGAGCCTTGGAGCTTTCCTTTGCCCTGGTATTACTTTGGAGCTTGAAGGTGACAGCAATGACTATGTTGGAAAAGGGTTGTCCGGTGGCAAGATTGTTGTATACCCTCCAAGGAGTAGTGGTTTTGATCCCAAAGAGAACATTGTAATTGGCAATGTAGCTCTTTATGGAGCAACTTGTGGAGAAGCATACTTCAATGGCATGGCAGCAGAAAGATTTTGTGTTCGTAATTCAGGGGCCAAGGCCGTTGTGGAAGGTGTTGGAGATCATGGTTGTGAGTATATGACTGGTGGAACTGTAGTGGTACTGGGAAAGACCGGTAGAAACTTTGCTGCTGGTATGAGTGGTGGTATAGCATATGTTCTTGATGTGGATGGGAAATTCTATTCACGATGCAATCCTGAACTAGTAGATCTTGATAAAGTCGAGGAGGAAGAGGATATAACAACTCTAAGAATGATGATTCAGCAACATCAACGCCATACAAACAGCAAACTAGCTCAAGAAGTACTTGCAAATTTTGAACATATGTTGCCCAAGTTTATTAAGGTCTTCCCTAGAGATTATAAGCGGGTGCTTGCTAGCATGAAAACTGATGGTTCATCCCAGGAGGCTGGAGGTAAAGTGGCCGATGAGGAAAAAGATGAAATTGAGGTTACTGAAAAAGATGCATTTGAAGAACTAAAAAAGATGGCAGCTTCTGCTTTAATGGATGAAGCAAATGAG AAAGAAGAGATGGTACAAGAGTACAAGCGTCCTTCCCGTGTTCCTGATGCTCAAAAACATCGTGGTTTTGTTGCATATGAGCGTGAAGGGATTCAGTATCGTGATCCCAATGAAAGGATGAAGGACTGGAAGGAGGTTATGGATGAAACAAGACCTGCTCCCTTGTTGAAGACACAATCTGCTCGGTGCATGGATTGTGGTACGCCATTTTGCCATCAG GAAAATTCAGGATGCCCACTTGGGAACAAAATTCCTGAGTTCAATGAATTAGTTTATCAGAATAGGTGGCGTGAAGCTCTAGATCGCCTTTTAGAAACAAATAATTTCCCCGAGTTTACTGGTAGAGTTTGTCCAGCTCCTTGTGAGGGTTCTTGTGTTCTTGGCATCATTGAGAATCCTGTGTCGATCAAAACCATTGAATGTGCTATCATAGACAAAGGCTTCGAGGAAGGGTGGATGGTACCAAGGCCTCCACAGAAAAGAACAGG GAAAAGAGTGGCAATTGTTGGAAGTGGACCTTCTGGCTTGGCTGCTGCAGATCAATTGAACAAAATGGGTCATCATGTAACTGTTTATGAACGCGCTGATAGAATCGGAGGGCTTATGATGTATGGAGTGCCCAACATGAAGACTGACAAGGTGGATATAGTTCAGCGACGGGTAAATCTTATGACCGAGGAAGGTGTGACTTTTGTTGTTAATGCAAATGTTGGTGGGGATCCGTTGTACTCTCTTGATCGGCTAAAGGAGGAAAATGATGCCATTTTGTTAGCTGTTGGTGCTACTAAGCCAAG GGACCTTCCTATTGAAGGACGGGATTTGGCAGGAATCCATTTTGCTATGGAGTTCTTACATGCGAATACAAAAAGTTTGCTCGACAGTAATCTTCAAGATGGTAAATATATTTCAGCTGAAGGCAAGAAGGTTGTGGTCATTGGTGGTGGTGACACTGGCACAGACTGCATTGGTACATCTATTCGACATGGCTGTACTAGCGTTGTTAACTTGGAACTTCTTCCCCAGCCACCAAATACAAGAGCTCCTGGCAACCCTTGGCCACAG TGGCCACGTATCTTCAGGGTGGACTACGGACACCAAGAAGCTGCCACCAAGTTTGGGAAAGACCCAAGAACTTATGAGGTTCTGACTAAACGTTTTATTGGTGATGAGAACGGTAAGGTAAAACGTCTTGAATTGGTACGTGTTAAGTGGGAGAAGGATGCTAGTGGGAAGTTCCAGTTCAAGGAAGTTGAAGGATCAGAAGAGTACATTGAGGCAGATTTGGTACTCTTAGCTATGGGATTCCTTGGCCCCGAAGCG ACTGCAGCTGATAAATTGGGTGTGGAGAAAGACAACCGTTCAAACTTCAAGGCTGACTACGGTCAATTCTCCACTAATGTAGATGGTGTATTCGCTGCTGGGGATTGTAGGCGTGGCCAGTCCTTGGTGGTATGGGCTATATCTGAAGGCAGACAAGCTGCTGCACAGGTTGACAGTTACCTAATGAAAGAAGAAAAGGAGGCTGCTGTTGGCTCCTCGGAAGAAGCTATTGGAAAAAGGCAAAAGGAGAGCGTGAAGCGTACAGTAATGAAATAG